In Lycium ferocissimum isolate CSIRO_LF1 chromosome 11, AGI_CSIRO_Lferr_CH_V1, whole genome shotgun sequence, a single genomic region encodes these proteins:
- the LOC132038446 gene encoding uncharacterized protein LOC132038446 has protein sequence MIWMLRIVQPVIVLLEMMSQIGYSENRDDMKVCDSTVNTVVLFGNDNNLIISKPEAKGVFVDQIYQDKETLKIAMTKYAIRERFNFKTERSNAISYTLACWSPECKWKFRASRIGDSEMFRVRAFDDEHTCPLKDKVYSQRQATSWFIGEAVVKAKITNHKRKVTPGDIIDDVKNEFGVDVSYMMAWRAREKAIKDFRALKAFIKGFECCRPIVSSDGAHLKSTYNGTFVSAST, from the exons ATGATTTGGATGTTGAGGATTGTGCAACCGGTAATCGTATTATTGGAGATGATGTCGCAAATTGGATATAGCGAGAATCGGGATGATATGAAAGTTTGTGATTCTACCGTAAACACCGTTGTTTTGTTTGGGAATGATAACAATTTGATAATTTCGAAACCGGAAGCGAAAGGAGTTTTTGTCGATCAAATTTACCAGGATAAGGAAACTTTGAAAATTGCGATGACGAAATACGCAATTCGTGAAAGATTCAATTTCAAAACAGAGAGATCGAATGCTATAAG CTACACTCTGGCATGCTGGTCGCCAGAATGTAAATGGAAATTCAGAGCGTCGAGAATTGGGGATTCTGAAATGTTCAGGGTTAGAGCTTTCGATGACGAACATACATGTCCGTTGAAGGACAAGGTGTATTCACAAAGGCAGGCAACAAGTTGGTTTATTGGAGAAGCGGTTGTGAAGGCGAAAATAACTAACCATAAAAGGAAGGTCACACCTGGGGATATAATAGATGATGTTAAGAATGAATTCGGCGTAGATGTTTCTTATATGATGGCATGGAGAGCTAGAGAGAAGGCTATAAAAGATTTCAGAG cACTCAAAGCATTCATAAAGGGATTCGAGTGTTGTAGACCAATAGTCAGTAGTGATGGTGCACACCTTAAATCAACGTATAATGGTACATTTGTGTCGGCAAGTACTTGA